TTCAATATCATAACACGCAATTTAGGATAACTATCTATATATAGTTAAAGCCAAGTCTGTTCAGGTGATGAATCTCGAAAATAGACATAGGCATTTTTTAACTTTTGTTATATTATAACATGCTTCGCTAAATTGAGTAATGCTGTGATGTCTCGCCTAATTGTTTTGGTCTTGTTTTCGATGTTAAGCACATGGGGCTGGACACAAAGCTTGGTGGTTTCAACACACCCAATTTATTTGATTGCTAAACAAGTGACAGACGGAGTAGAAGAGCCGATCCTGTTATTGAAAGATCAAAGTGGCCATGATGTGCAACTCACACCCGCCCATCGTAAAGCGATTCAAGATGCTTCCTTGGTGATTTGGCTGGGTAAAGCCCATGAAGCGCCACTGGAAAAAATGCTGAACCAAAACCGTAAAGCAATTGCTTTATTAGACTCAGGCATTTTAACCGCTTTGCCGTTACGTAATTTACGTGGTGTATCTATGGCCAATACCGTAGATAGTCATGTGTGGTTAGATCCGAATAATGCGGTTCGGATCGCTTTCTTTATTGCAACTTTACGTTCTCAGCAATACCCAGAAAATAAAGCCAAATACATGGCCAATGCCAAAGAATTCTCTCAGCAGATGCTGCAAGCTTCACAACAATATGAAAGCTCGAATAAAGCCAAAAACTATTGGTCTTATCATGATGCCTATCAGTATCTAGAACGTGCTTTGAACTTAAAATTTGCGGGTGCATTGACCGATGATCCACATATTGCCCCAACGGCAGCTCAAATTAAGTACTTAAGAGACAATCGTCCGCAAAATAAAATGTGTCTATTGGCCGAAACGACAGCAAGTGCCAGTCAGTACCAAAAAATGAACCCAGTAGTTTTCCAGTCAGTCGATGAAAGCATGCGCGGCGAAGACAATTTTGTAACAGCGTGGCAAAAATTGGCTTCAAAAACCGATAAATGCGTAATAAGTGCACAAAATTGATCAAAAAAATAAAAATCAATTGACTCTATCGTCAAAAAATATGGTAACGAAAAAAGCAGACTTAAGTCGAGAAAAGATTGCATGTTCAGGGGTGTAACTCTATAATGCCTGCGATTCGAAACGATCATGATTAAAACTTGTCAAGCAGTTCTGCTGTAAGTGGGTAAAAAATGAGCCAAACTAGTCGCATGATTGACCGACGATTAGCAAAAGCTTTGGTCTTCTTACAAGCGTGTATGATTCCTGTTGCCGCTTTACTGGCATGGGCAATCAAAGATACAACTGCTGCTTTGAGTGCTGCGCTTGGGGCTTTGGTATGTTGGTTGGCACATTGTTATTTTGCTTGGCAGTCGTTTAGAACGGCAGGCGCAAGAGCATCAAAACAAGTCATGCTGAATATGTACCGAGGAATGCTCGGTAAGTTTGCGATTGTGATTGTGGGTTTTATATTAATTTTGAGCAATGTTAAACCGCTGTCACCGGTTGCATTGTTTTGTGGATTTATTCTCGTACAAGCGATGTCGTGGGTCGCGCCATTTTGGGTGGCACGTCTACAAAAACGAGGGTAAGGCACATTTTGAGATTTTTGGAAGTAGAGACGGGATCTTTGCCATCCGCTTGATTCGTTTCTACTTCTTTTTAATGATTGACATTGACCAGGTGTGATTTATGGCTGCTGAAGAACATGCCCTGACTTCGACCGAGTATATCAAGCATCACTTGACCAATATGACCTATGGCAAAATGCCTGACGGTACATGGAAATTGGCTGAGACTGCTGAAGAAGCTCATTCGATGGGGTTCACTGCAATTCACTTGGATTCAATGGGTTGGTCTATCGGACTTGGTGTGATTTTCTGTTTGTTGTTTTGGACAGTTGCGAGAGCTGCGAATGCAGGTGTTCCAACTAAATTCCAATCAGCAATTGAAATGATTATCGAGTTTGTTGACTCAAGTGTTCGTGATACTTTCCACGGCAAATCACGCTTAATTGCACCCTTGGCATTAACCATTTTCGTGTGGATTTTCCTCATGAACGCAATGGACTTAATCCCAGTTGACTGGATTCCGTATACAGCTCAATTGATTGGTGCAAACGTATTTGGCATGGACCCTCACCACGTTTACTTCAAGGTTGTTCCTTCTACTGACCCGAACATTACCCTTGGTATGTCGTTGTCTGTATTTGTTTTAATCTTGTTCTATAGTATTCGTGAGAAAGGGATCGGCGGTTTCGTCGGTGAATTGGCACTTAACCCATTCAACCCAAGTAACCCAGTTGCAAAAGCGTTATTGATTCCAGTGAACTTAATTTTGGAATTAGTAACTTTCCTTGCTCGTCCAGTTTCGTTAGCTCTACGACTGTTCGGTAACATGTATGCGGGTGAGTTGATCTTCATCTTGATCGCATTATTGCCGTTCTGGATCCAGTGGGCGTTATCTGTGCCTTGGGCTATCTTCCACATTCTCGTAATCACGCTGCAAGCATTTATCTTTATGATGCTGACCATCGTTTACTTGAGCATGGCAAGCGAAAAGCATTAATGGTATTGCCTGATTGTCACCTGACAGTTGGGCTTAAATTTTAGTTTAATTTGGTAATAACCTAACCTCTGAGGAATTTTTCATGGAACTCACTTTAGGTCTAGTTGCAATTGCATCTGCTATCTTGATCGCTTTCGGTGCTTTAGGTACTGCGATTGGTTTCGGTCTTTTAGGCGGTCGCTTCTTAGAAGCTGTTGCTCGTCAACCAGAATTGGCTCCACAACTTCAAACTCGTATGTTCTTAATCGCGGGTCTTCTTGATGCTGTGCCTATGATCGGTGTTGGTATTGGCTTGTTCTTCATCTTCGCTAATCCATTTGTAGGTTAATAGCTTAATTCCTAAATCCACATATTGAGGAATAGCGAAATGAATATCAACCTCACATTGATTGGCCAAGCAATTGCATTTGCGATCTTTGTCGCATTCTGCATGAAGTTTGTATGGCCTCCACTAATCAATGCGATTAGTGAGCGTCAGCGTAAAATCGCTGATGGCTTAAATGCTGCTGAAAAAGCAAAAGCTGACCTTGCTGATGCGCAAGCACAAGTTAAGGCAGAATTAGACGCAGCAAAAGCACAAGCGGCTCAATTGATCGAACAAGCGAACCGTCGTGCAGCACAATTGATCGAAGAAGCGCGTACCCAAGCATCTGCTGAGGGCGAGCGTATTCGTCAACAGGCGAAAGAAACTGTTGATCAAGACATCAATTCTGCTCGCGAAGAATTACGTCAACAAGTTGCTGCTTTGGCAGTTGCTGGCGCAGAAAAAATTCTGAACCAACAAGTTGACGCAGAAGCTCATAATGCCATGCTGAATCAGCTGGCTGCTAAACTTTAAGCGAGGCGAATATGGCTGAACTCTTGACGTTAGCACGCCCGTACGCCAAAGCAGCATTTGCTTATGCATCTGAGCAGAATGCAACTGACGCTTGGTCAAATGCGTTACAACTGCTCGGTGCTGCGGTGCAAGACGAAGCATTTTCCGCTTATTTAAATCGCCCTGAGCTGACTCCTGCGGAACAAGTAGGTCTTTTTGCCAAGGTTTTAGGTGAAGATCAGTCTCAATCAGTGTCAAATTTCTTGACCTTGCTTGCAGACAACGATCGTTTGGTTTTATTACCTGAAATCGCAGCAGAATACGAATTACTTAAATCGCAGAACAACAACACATTGGAAGTAGAGATTGAATCTGCTTTCCCAATGGATGCGACACAAGAGCATATTTTAGCTCACGCGCTTGAAAAACGTTTTAACAGAACAGTTCATGTCACTGTTAACGTTAATCCAGCGTTAATCGCAGGTGTTGTGATTCGTGCAGGCGACCAAGTGATAGATGACTCTGCGCTTAACAAGCTTGAAAAAATGCGGACTCGTCTTCTTGCCTAACAGCAAAAAGACTGAACTTAAAAAAGATTGAGGAATAGCGCAATGCAACAACTGAATCCATCCGAGATCAGTGCGCTCATTAAACAGCGTATCGGCGATCTGGACACCAGCGCGACCGCGAAGAATGAAGGTACCATCGTCATGGTATCTGACGGTATCGTGCGTATTCACGGTCTTGCAGATGCAATGTACGGTGAAATGATCGAATTCGACGGCGGCTTATTTGGTATGGCACTGAACCTAGAACAGGATTCAGTGGGTGCCGTTGTTTTAGGTAACTACCTAAGCCTGCAAGAAGGTCAAAAAGCTCGTTGCACAGGTCGTGTATTAGAAGTTCCGGTTGGTCCTGAACTTCTTGGCCGTGTCGTAGACGCTTTGGGTAACCCAATTGATGGTAAAGGCCCGATTGATGCAAAATTAACTGATGCTGTTGAAAAAGTAGCACCAGGTGTAATTTGGCGTCAGTCTGTCGACGAACCTGTTCAAACTGGTTATAAATCAGTTGATACCATGATCCCTGTAGGTCGTGGTCAGCGTGAGTTGATTATTGGTGACCGTCAAACTGGTAAAACAGCAATGGCGATCGATGCGATCATCGCTCAGAAAAACTCTGGCATTAAATGTGTATACGTTGCGATTGGTCAAAAACAATCAACAATTGCAAACGTGGTACGTAAGCTAGAAGAAACTGGCGCTATGGCGTATACAACTGTTGTCGCAGCTGCGGCCGCTGATCCTGCAGCAATGCAGTATTTAGCTCCGTACTCTGGCTGTACAATGGGTGAATACTTCCGTGACCGCGGTGAAGATGCATTAATCATTTATGATGATTTGTCTAAGCAAGCTGTTGCTTACCGTCAAATTTCATTATTGTTACGTCGTCCACCAGGTCGTGAAGCGTATCCAGGTGACGTATTCTATCTTCACTCGCGTCTTCTTGAACGTGCTTCGCGCGTTTCAGCTGATTATGTTGAGAAATTCACGAACGGTGCAGTAACAGGTCAAACTGGTTCTTTAACTGCATTACCGATCATTGAAACTCAAGCTGGTGACGTATCTGCATTCGTACCAACCAACGTAATTTCGATTACTGACGGTCAGATCTTCTTAGAAACATCATTATTCAACGCAGGTATTCGTCCTGCTGTGAACGCGGGTATTTCGGTATCACGTGTTGGTGGTTCAGCTCAAACTAAGATCATCAAAAAATTGTCTGGTGGTATCCGTACCGCTCTAGCGCAATACCGTGAATTGGCTGCGTTTGCTCAGTTCGCTTCTGATCTTGATGAAGCAACGCGTAAGCAACTTGAGCATGGTCAACGTGTAACTGAGTTAATGAAGCAAAAACAATATGCTCCATACTCAATTGCTGACCAAGCTGTTTCTGTATATGCATCTAACGAAGGCTACATGGCTGACGTAGAAGTGAAGAAAATCGTAGACTTTGATGCTGCGTTAATCTCTTACTTCCGTTCTGAACATGCTGCGTTAATGCAACAGATCGATGAAACTGGTGATTACAACAAAGACATCGAAGCAGCGTTCAAAGCAGGTATTGAGAGCTTCAAAGCGACTCAAACTTACTAAGTTTATCTTTAGTTAAGTTTGGTTCACGGATCAACCTTCGGAAGCTCGAAAGAGCTTTCGAATACTAGGTTAAGCGTATGGCAAATTTAAAAGAAATTCGCGCCAAAGTAGCTAGTATCAAGAGCACGCAAAAGATTACTCGCGCGATGCAAATGGTAGCTGCTTCGAAAATGCGTCGTGCGCAAGAGCGCATGGCTCAGGGCCGTCCGTATGCCGATAATATGCGCCGTGTAATTGCTCACTTGGTACAAGCAAACCCTGAATATAAACACCGTTATATGGTTGAACGCCCAGTTAAGCGCGTTGGCTATATCGTTGTGTCTTCAGATCGTGGTTTGGCAGGTGGCTTGAACATTAACTTGTTCAAGAAAGTTGTGCAGCATGTCAAAGCACAACAACAGCAGTCAATTGAAGTTGAATTTGCTTTGATTGGTCAAAAAGCGGTTTCGTTTTTTAAGAATTACGGCGGT
This genomic stretch from Acinetobacter sp. C32I harbors:
- a CDS encoding metal ABC transporter substrate-binding protein; translation: MSRLIVLVLFSMLSTWGWTQSLVVSTHPIYLIAKQVTDGVEEPILLLKDQSGHDVQLTPAHRKAIQDASLVIWLGKAHEAPLEKMLNQNRKAIALLDSGILTALPLRNLRGVSMANTVDSHVWLDPNNAVRIAFFIATLRSQQYPENKAKYMANAKEFSQQMLQASQQYESSNKAKNYWSYHDAYQYLERALNLKFAGALTDDPHIAPTAAQIKYLRDNRPQNKMCLLAETTASASQYQKMNPVVFQSVDESMRGEDNFVTAWQKLASKTDKCVISAQN
- a CDS encoding ATP synthase subunit I, which translates into the protein MSQTSRMIDRRLAKALVFLQACMIPVAALLAWAIKDTTAALSAALGALVCWLAHCYFAWQSFRTAGARASKQVMLNMYRGMLGKFAIVIVGFILILSNVKPLSPVALFCGFILVQAMSWVAPFWVARLQKRG
- the atpB gene encoding F0F1 ATP synthase subunit A translates to MAAEEHALTSTEYIKHHLTNMTYGKMPDGTWKLAETAEEAHSMGFTAIHLDSMGWSIGLGVIFCLLFWTVARAANAGVPTKFQSAIEMIIEFVDSSVRDTFHGKSRLIAPLALTIFVWIFLMNAMDLIPVDWIPYTAQLIGANVFGMDPHHVYFKVVPSTDPNITLGMSLSVFVLILFYSIREKGIGGFVGELALNPFNPSNPVAKALLIPVNLILELVTFLARPVSLALRLFGNMYAGELIFILIALLPFWIQWALSVPWAIFHILVITLQAFIFMMLTIVYLSMASEKH
- the atpE gene encoding F0F1 ATP synthase subunit C; translated protein: MELTLGLVAIASAILIAFGALGTAIGFGLLGGRFLEAVARQPELAPQLQTRMFLIAGLLDAVPMIGVGIGLFFIFANPFVG
- a CDS encoding F0F1 ATP synthase subunit B: MNINLTLIGQAIAFAIFVAFCMKFVWPPLINAISERQRKIADGLNAAEKAKADLADAQAQVKAELDAAKAQAAQLIEQANRRAAQLIEEARTQASAEGERIRQQAKETVDQDINSAREELRQQVAALAVAGAEKILNQQVDAEAHNAMLNQLAAKL
- a CDS encoding F0F1 ATP synthase subunit delta — encoded protein: MAELLTLARPYAKAAFAYASEQNATDAWSNALQLLGAAVQDEAFSAYLNRPELTPAEQVGLFAKVLGEDQSQSVSNFLTLLADNDRLVLLPEIAAEYELLKSQNNNTLEVEIESAFPMDATQEHILAHALEKRFNRTVHVTVNVNPALIAGVVIRAGDQVIDDSALNKLEKMRTRLLA
- the atpA gene encoding F0F1 ATP synthase subunit alpha translates to MQQLNPSEISALIKQRIGDLDTSATAKNEGTIVMVSDGIVRIHGLADAMYGEMIEFDGGLFGMALNLEQDSVGAVVLGNYLSLQEGQKARCTGRVLEVPVGPELLGRVVDALGNPIDGKGPIDAKLTDAVEKVAPGVIWRQSVDEPVQTGYKSVDTMIPVGRGQRELIIGDRQTGKTAMAIDAIIAQKNSGIKCVYVAIGQKQSTIANVVRKLEETGAMAYTTVVAAAAADPAAMQYLAPYSGCTMGEYFRDRGEDALIIYDDLSKQAVAYRQISLLLRRPPGREAYPGDVFYLHSRLLERASRVSADYVEKFTNGAVTGQTGSLTALPIIETQAGDVSAFVPTNVISITDGQIFLETSLFNAGIRPAVNAGISVSRVGGSAQTKIIKKLSGGIRTALAQYRELAAFAQFASDLDEATRKQLEHGQRVTELMKQKQYAPYSIADQAVSVYASNEGYMADVEVKKIVDFDAALISYFRSEHAALMQQIDETGDYNKDIEAAFKAGIESFKATQTY